Proteins encoded in a region of the Benincasa hispida cultivar B227 chromosome 2, ASM972705v1, whole genome shotgun sequence genome:
- the LOC120070831 gene encoding AP-4 complex subunit sigma — protein MGIRFILMVNKQGQTRLAQYYENLTLEERRALEGEIVRKCLARNEQQCSFVEHRNYKIVYRRYASLFFLVGVDNDENELAILEFIHLLVETMDRHFGNVCELDIMFHLEKAHFMLEEMVMNGCIVETSKSNILSPIQLMEKSS, from the exons ATGGGGATCAGATTCATTCTTATGGTGAACAAGCAAGGACAAACCCGCCTTGCTCAGTATTACGAAAATCTTACACTCGAAGAACGTCGAGCTCTTGAGGGTGAAATCGTTCGCAAATGCCTCGCTCGTAACGAACAACAG TGTTCCTTTGTTGAGCATCGCAACTATAAGATTGTATATAGGCGATATGCATCTCTGTTTTTTCTGGTTGGAGTTGACAATGATGAG AATGAACTGGCGATTTTGGAATTCATTCACCTTTTGGTTGAAACCATGGACCGTCATTTTGGGAATGTG TGTGAGCTAGATATAATGTTCCATCTAGAGAAAGCACATTTCATGCTGGAGGAGATGGTCATGAATGGGTGTATTGTAGAAACAAGCAAGTCAAACATTCTATCCCCAATACAACTGATGGAGAAATCATCATGA